The Arachis hypogaea cultivar Tifrunner chromosome 14, arahy.Tifrunner.gnm2.J5K5, whole genome shotgun sequence genome has a segment encoding these proteins:
- the LOC112741226 gene encoding 5'-adenylylsulfate reductase 3, chloroplastic, with the protein MALAVTSSSSSTAASTSFFSRIASSSDPKAPQIGSFKVPERPNGSSGVVNLTQRRSLVMRVNAEPQRRDSIVPLAATIATPEVSEKQDEEDYEQLARDLENASPLEIMDKALEKFGNDIAIAFSGAEDVALIEYAHLTGRPFRVFSLDTGRLNPETYRLFDDVEKRYGIHIEYMFPDAVEVQALVRTKGLFSFYEDGHQECCRVRKVRPLRRALKGLKAWITGQRKDQSPGTRSEIPVVQVDPVFEGMDGGIGSLVKWNPVANVKGNDIWTFLRTMNVPVNALHSQGYVSIGCEPCTRPVLPGQHEREGRWWWEDAKAKECGLHKGNIKQDAAQLNGNGVAHENGTATDADIFDTQNVVSLSRSGIENLAKSEERKEPWVVVLYAPWCQFCQAMEQSYVELADKLAGSGVKVGKFRADGEQKEYAKSELQLGSFPTILLFPKHSSRPIKYPSEKRDVDSLMAFVNALR; encoded by the exons ATGGCGCTCGCTGttacttcctcctcttcttctaccGCCGCGTCAACCTCCTTCTTCTCCCGAATTGCTTCCTCCTCCGATCCCAAAG CTCCTCAAATTGGTTCCTTTAAGGTTCCAGAGAGACCAAATGGTTCGTCCGGAGTTGTTAATTTGACCCAAAGACGCTCCTTGGTGATGCGTGTCAACGCCGAGCCTCAACGTAGGGATTCCATTGTTCCTCTTGCTGCGACTATAGCAACTCCTG AGGTTAGTGAGAAGCAAGACGAGGAAGACTATGAGCAATTGGCGAGAGACCTTGAAAATGCTTCTCCTCTTGAGATAATGGACAAAGCCCTTGAGAAATTTGGCAACGACATCGCTATTGCCTTCAG TGGTGCTGAAGATGTTGCTTTGATTGAGTATGCACATTTGACTGGTCGGCCCTTCAGGGTATTCAGTTTGGACACTGGGAGGTTGAATCCAGAAACTTACAGACTTTTTGATGATGTTGAGAAGCGTTATGGAATTCACATTGAATACATGTTCCCGGATGCTGTTGAGGTTCAGGCCTTAGTAAGGACTAAGGGGCTCTTCTCGTTCTATGAGGATGGCCATCAAGAGTGCTGTCGAGTGAGGAAGGTGAGACCTTTAAGGAGGGCTCTGAAAGGTCTCAAGGCGTGGATAACTGGACAGAGAAAAGACCAGTCTCCTGGTACTAGGTCTGAGATACCTGTTGTCCAGGTTGATCCGGTTtttgaaggaatggatggtggaATTGGTAGCCTTGTAAAGTGGAACCCAGTTGCAAACGTGAAAGGCAACGACATATGGACCTTCCTTAGGACCATGAATGTGCCTGTTAATGCGTTGCATTCCCAAGGATATGTTTCAATTGGTTGTGAGCCATGCACGAGGCCAGTTTTACCTGGACAACATGAAAGGGAGGGAAGATGGTGGTGGGAGGATGCCAAAGCTAAGGAGTGTGGTCTTCACAAGGGAAATATAAAACAAGATGCGGCCCAGCTTAATGGAAATGGGGTTGCCCACGAGAACGGCACTGCCACAGATGCCGACATATTTGACACCCAAAATGTGGTTAGCTTGAGCAGGAGTGGAATTGAAAACTTGGCAaaatcagaggaacgaaaagaaCCATGGGTTGTTGTTCTGTATGCACCATGGTGCCAATTCTGTCAG GCTATGGAGCAATCATATGTTGAGTTGGCAGATAAGCTAGCAGGGTCAGGAGTGAAGGTTGGAAAATTCAGAGCGGATGGTGAGCAGAAAGAATATGCGAAGAGTGAGCTTCAACTGGGAAGCTTTCCCACAATACTCTTGTTCCCAAAACACTCTTCTCGGCCAATCAAGTATCCTTCCGAAAAGAGAGACGTTGATTCTTTGATGGCATTCGTGAATGCCCTCAGATGA
- the LOC112741225 gene encoding glucan endo-1,3-beta-glucosidase 1 produces MAKPNLNTLMIHTLLQLIIAFTQFPTSPLAESSNKNEPFVGVNIGTDVSNLLAPSEIVSFLKKQKITHIRIYDANPDILGALSGSNISVTISVPNNQLLGIGSSNTTALSWIRKNVVAYYPKTLIAGISVGDEVLTTVPSSAPLLLPALESLYTALVASKLENSIKISTPHSASIIQEPFPPSQAFFNQSLSSIILPLLQFLSRTGSPLMLNLYPYYVFMQNKDLVPLEYSLFKPLKSSKEMVDPNTLLHYTNVYDAMVDAAYFSMKNFNITDVVVLVTETGWPSKGDSKEPYATKENADTYNSNLIKHVFDRSGTPLHPETTSSVYIYELFNEDLRSEPVSEANWGLFYGNATPSYLLRVSGVGGFLANDSANQTYCVAMDGVDGKTLQAALDWACGPGRANCSDIQPGETCFEPNNVKNHASYAFDSYYHNQGKATESCDFKGVAMITTSDPSHGSCIFPGSKQLINNTKQVVNSTQSSNAGEKLSFMAFKSTQICASNNILYISLVAAFPFVFLFIL; encoded by the exons ATGGCAAAACCTAATCTTAACACCCTTATGATTCACACCCTCTTGCAGCTCATCATAGCCTTCACTCAGTTCCCGACATCACCACTAG CTGAATCCTCAAACAAGAACGAACCCTTCGTGGGAGTGAACATAGGAACTGATGTCTCAAACCTTCTTGCACCATCAGAGATAGTTTCGTTCCTGAAGAAGCAGAAGATAACACACATTCGAATCTACGACGCCAACCCGGACATCCTCGGAGCCTTGTCGGGTTCCAACATCAGCGTCACCATCAGCGTACCAAACAACCAGCTCCTCGGAATCGGTTCCTCCAACACCACCGCTCTTTCATGGATCCGAAAAAACGTCGTCGCTTACTACCCCAAAACTCTGATCGCCGGAATCTCCGTCGGCGACGAGGTGCTCACCACCGTGCCCTCCTCCGCCCCTCTCCTCCTCCCCGCCCTCGAATCCCTCTACACCGCACTCGTTGCATCAAAACTTGAAAACTCCATCAAAATCTCAACCCCTCACTCTGCTTCCATAATTCAAGAACCTTTTCCTCCTTCTCAAGCATTCTTCAACCAGAGCCTCTCCTCAATTATCCTCCCTCTCCTTCAGTTTCTCTCGAGAACCGGGTCGCCGTTAATGCTTAACCTTTACCCTTATTATGTGTTTATGCAAAACAAAGATTTGGTTCCTCTTGAATACTCACTCTTCAAGCCTTTGAAATCTTCTAAGGAAATGGTTGATCCCAATACTCTGCTTCATTATACCAACGTTTATGATGCTATGGTCGATGCTGCTTATTTCTCAATGAAGAATTTCAATATCACTGATGTTGTGGTCCTTGTAACCGAAACCGGTTGGCCTAGTAAGGGTGATTCAAAAGAACCGTATGCCACTAAAGAGAATGCTGATACTTATAACTCAAATTTGATAAAGCATGTTTTTGATCGGAGTGGGACACCATTACATCCGGAAACTACTTCCAGTGTGTATATATATGAGTTGTTCAATGAGGATTTGAGGTCTGAACCCGTTTCAGAAGCAAATTGGGGTTTGTTCTATGGAAATGCTACACCTTCTTACTTGCTTCGTGTGTCTGGTGTTGGGGGTTTTCTGGCAAATGATAGTGCTAATCAGACATACTGTGTTGCAATGGATGGTGTTGATGGCAAGACTCTTCAGGCGGCGTTGGATTGGGCTTGTGGTCCGGGCAGGGCCAATTGTTCTGATATTCAGCCTGGGGAGACTTGTTTTGAGCCTAATAATGTCAAGAACCATGCTTCTTATGCTTTTGATAGTTATTACCACAACCAAGGGAAGGCTACTGAGTCTTGTGACTTCAAGGGTGTAGCTATGATCACTACCAGTGACCCCA GTCACGGGAGCTGTATATTTCCTGGAag CAAGCAACTGATCAACAATACCAAGCAAGTGGTGAATTCTACTCAGTCAAGCAATGCTGGGGAGAAGTTGAGTTTCATGGCCTTTAAGAGCACTCAAATTTGTGCAAGTAATAACATTTTGTACATCAGCTTGGTTGCTGCTTTCCCCTTTGTGTTTCTATTCATTTTGTGA
- the LOC112742141 gene encoding L-ascorbate oxidase homolog has protein sequence MGACYAHSCSFILVAAIAFFCVGSVNSENPYRFFTWKVTYGDIYPLGVKQQGILINGQFPGPTIDAVTNDNLIISVYNYLIEPFLISWNGLQNRRNSWQDGVEGTNCPIPPGKNFTYVIQLKDQIGSFFYFPSLKMQKAAGGFGAIRIWSRPGIPVPFPPPAQDYIILAGDWYKRGHHKLMHSLWRGHNLPFPDGLVINGRGWNGITFTVDQGNTYRLRISNVGLTTSINMRIQGHKMKLVEVEGSHTIQNTYSSLDIHLGQTYSVLVTADQPPKDYYIVVSTRFTRRVLTTTAILHYSDSNRHLSTTPPRGPTQDIASSLYQAKTIRWNLTASGPRPNPQGSYPYGLIKPTRTIILANSAHFINGKQRYAVNGVSYVAPDTPLKLADYFNIPGVFSVGTIPTTPSRGTNNAYLQTSVMGASFHDFVEIVFQNGEKSVQSWHLDGHSFFVVGFGSGRWTPQSRAHYNLRDAVYRCTTQVYPKSWTAIYVALDNVGMWNLRSENWGRQYLGQQLYVRVHTPSKSFRDELPIPKNALLCGRARGRYTRPF, from the exons ATGGGAGCATGCTATGCTCATTCTTGTTCCTTCATTCTTGTTGCTGCcattgcattcttttgtgttgGCAGTGTCAACTCTGAAAACCCATACAGGTTCTTCACTTGGAAGGTCACCTATGGTGACATTTATCCTCTTGGTGTTAAGCAACAG GGGATCTTGATTAATGGGCAATTCCCAGGGCCCACTATAGATGCGGTTACAAATGATAACCTGATCATCAGTGTCTATAACTACCTTATAGAACCATTCCTCATTTCATG GAATGGATTACAGAATAGGAGGAACTCATGGCAGGATGGAGTTGAAGGCACAAACTGTCCAATCCCACCAGGGAAGAACTTCACTTATGTTATTCAGCTCAAAGACCAGATTGGAAGCTTCTTCTACTTCCCTTCTCTTAAAATGCAAAAAGCCGCCGGAGGATTCGGCGCCATCAGGATCTGGAGCCGGCCAGGGATTCCGGTTCCTTTTCCTCCTCCTGCTCAGGACTACATCATACTTGCTGGAGATTGGTACAAGAGAGGCCATCAT AAATTGATGCATAGCCTATGGCGTGGTCATAATCTTCCTTTTCCTGATGGACTTGTTATCAATGGACGTGGTTGGAATGGAATCACATTCACTGTTGATCAAG GTAATACATATAGATTGCGGATATCAAATGTGGGGTTGACAACATCAATCAACATGAGAATCCAAGGGCACAAGATGAAACTTGTGGAGGTAGAAGGGTCTCACACCATACAGAACACTTACTCTTCCCTTGACATCCATCTTGGACAGACCTATTCTGTTCTTGTCACTGCTGATCAACCTCCAAAGGATTACTACATAGTTGTCTCCACTAGATTCACCAGAAGGGTACTCACCACCACTGCAATTCTTCACTATAGCGACTCAAATCGGCATCTATCTACTACTCCTCCCCGAGGGCCTACCCAAGATATTGCTTCCTCTCTTTATCAAGCCAAAACTATACG TTGGAATCTGACAGCAAGTGGACCAAGACCAAACCCACAAGGATCATACCCCTACGGACTAATCAAACCAACAAGAACCATAATTCTGGCAAACTCTGCTCATTTCATAAATGGAAAACAGAGGTATGCTGTGAATGGTGTGTCATATGTTGCACCAGATACACCATTGAAGCTAGCTGACTACTTCAACATCCCTGGAGTTTTCTCTGTTGGGACCATCCCTACCACCCCTTCAAGGGGAACCAATAATGCCTACCTCCAAACCTCTGTGATGGGGGCAAGTTTCCATGACTTTGTGGAGATTGTGTTCCAAAATGGAGAGAAGTCTGTGCAGTCATGGCATCTTGATGGACATTCCTTCTTTGTTGTAGG GTTCGGTAGTGGAAGGTGGACACCTCAAAGTAGAGCACATTACAATCTGAGAGATGCTGTATATAGATGCACCACTCAG GTGTACCCCAAGTCATGGACAGCAATATACGTGGCACTAGACAACGTGGGAATGTGGAACTTAAGGTCTGAGAATTGGGGAAGGCAATACTTGGGGCAGCAACTGTATGTGAGGGTACACACACCTTCCAAATCATTCAGAGATGAACTTCCGATCCCAAAGAATGCACTCCTTTGTGGCAGGGCAAGGGGTCGCTACACTAGGCCTTTTTAA